From the Mustelus asterias unplaced genomic scaffold, sMusAst1.hap1.1 HAP1_SCAFFOLD_196, whole genome shotgun sequence genome, one window contains:
- the LOC144485522 gene encoding uncharacterized protein LOC144485522, whose protein sequence is MKKPWKCGDCEKTFKAPSELENHWRIHTGERPFICSQCGKGFTQSTTLQRHQQVHTGERPFTCSQCGKGFTLSSHLLRHKQVHTGERPFTCSQCGKGFSNSFNLQTHQRVHTGERPFTCSQCGKRFSDSSNLQTHQRIHTGERPFICSQCGKGFTLLCNLLRHKRVHTGEKPFTCSHCGKGFSDSSGMQTHQRVHTGERPFICSDCGKGFTLSSHLLRHQRVHTSEWPFSCSQCGKGFNDSSNLERHQRVHTGERPFTCSQCGKGFTLLSILLRHKQVHNHVGERPFTCSDCGKGFAQLSNLLRHQRVHTGERPFSCSDCGKGFSDSSNLQSHQRIHTGERPFTCNECGKGFSHLSNLLRHQRADSRERTATCSQCEKRFRDSYTLRLHQRVHTGERPFICSDCGKGFTQLSNLLRHQQIHK, encoded by the exons AtgaagaaaccgtggaaatgtggggactgtgagaaGACATTCAAAgctccatcagagctggaaaaccattggcgcattcacactggagagaggccattcatctgctctcagtgtgggaagggattcactcagtcaaccaccctgcagagacaccagcaagttcacactggggagaggccattcacctgctctcagtgtgggaagggattcactctgtcatcccacctgttgagacacaagcaagttcacacaggggagaggccattcacctgctctcagtgtggtaaaggattcagtaattcattcaacctgcagacacaccagcgagttcacactggggagagaccattcacctgttctcaatgtgggaagcgattcagtgattcatccaacctgcagacacaccagcgaattcacactggggaaagaccgttcatctgctctcagtgtgggaagggattcactcttttATGCAACCTGTTaagacacaagcgagttcacaccggagagaagccattcacctgctctcattgtgggaaaggattcagtgattctTCCGGCATGCagacccaccagcgagttcacactggggagagaccattcatctgctctgactgtgggaagggattcactctgtcatcccacctgttgagacaccagcgtgttcacaccaGTGAGTGGCCCTtctcctgctctcagtgtgggaagggatttaatgattcatccaacctggagagacaccagcgagttcacactggggagaggccattcacctgctctcagtgtgggaagggattcactcttttATCCATCCTGTTGAGACacaagcaagttcacaa TCATgtcggagagaggccgttcacctgctcagactgtgggaagggatttgcgcAGTTGTCCAACTTactgagacatcagcgagttcacactggggagagaccgttctcctgctctgactgtgggaagggattcagtgattcatccaacctgcagtcacaccagcgaattcacactggggagaggccgttcacctgcaatgagtgtgggaagggattcagtcatttatctAATTTGCTGAGGCACCAGCGAGCTGACAGCAGGGAGAGAACTgccacctgctctcagtgtgagaaacgATTCCGTGATTCATACACTCTGCgcttacaccagcgagttcacactggggagaggccattcatctgctccgactgtggtaaaggattcactcagttatccaacctgctgagacaccagcaaatccaTAAGTGA
- the LOC144485496 gene encoding LOW QUALITY PROTEIN: uncharacterized protein LOC144485496 (The sequence of the model RefSeq protein was modified relative to this genomic sequence to represent the inferred CDS: substituted 2 bases at 2 genomic stop codons), with translation MEKLWKCEDCGKKFKYQSRLEYHQHTHTGEKPFPCSTCGKGFARSTDLLRHQHIHTEERPFTCSTCGKGFINSSDLRVHQRVHTGERPFTCTACGREFTQSAHLRTHQRVHTRERPFNCSQCGKGFSRRYQMLTHQRTHTGDRPFTCSECGKGFIHSSDFLIHQXIHTGEXPYACSMCGKNFSRLSHLAVHKLVHTDQRPFKCSDCEKCFKSKREVLSHQRTHTGERPFTCSKCGKRFANSSNFLRHQRNTIYYNWIGVYEHQQQQTPMNMVQAWMRLTVRSNLFSYL, from the exons atggagaaactgtggaaatgtgaggactgtgggaagaaattcaaatACCAGTCACGGCTGGAATATCatcaacacactcacactggggagaaaccattcccctgctccacgtgtgggaagggattcgcacgGTCAACTGACCTTCTGagacaccagcacattcacactgaggagagaccgttcacttgctccacatgtgggaagggattcattaattcatctgATCTtagggtacaccagcgagttcacactggggagagaccattcacctgcaccgcatgtgggagggaattcactcagtcagcccacctgcggacacaccagcgagttcacaccagagagagaccattcaactgctctcagtgtgggaagggattctctcg caggTACCAGATGCTGACACACCAACGTACCCACACTGgagacaggccattcacctgttccgaatgtgggaagggattcattcattcaTCTGACTTTCTGATacaccagtgaattcacactggggaatgACCATAcgcctgctccatgtgtggcaaGAATTTCTCTCGATTATCCCACCTTGCTGTTCACAAACtggttcacactgatcagagaccttttaaatgttctgattgtgaaaaatgttttaaaagcaaACGTGAGGTGCTGTCACACCAACgtacccacactggggagaggccgttcacctgctccaaatgtgggaaaAGATTCGCCAATTCATCCAActttctgagacaccagcga AATACTATCTATTATAACTGGATAGGAGTTTATGAACATCAGCAGCAACAGACcccaatgaacatggttcaggccTGGATGCGATTAACAGTAAGATCCAATCTCTTTAGTTACTTGTGA